Sequence from the Panicum virgatum strain AP13 chromosome 5N, P.virgatum_v5, whole genome shotgun sequence genome:
TGCGATCTCTTTGGTGAGGCGTAACAAATTCAGGTGCAGATTCTATTTGATTTAATTCGGCACTTGAAATTTATCTTAAAACCCAAACTTTAGTTTGTGCATTAATCGATAACAGGTTATCACGTACAGCTCAGCATTTTTGTAAATACGAGAAGTTGTTTGTAAGCGGAACAACTTTTCCCTGCATTTGACGGTTCACCCAACCAGAACGTTGCCAAGTTTGGTTTTTAAGTTTCAATCACAAGTCACATCACATCACATGTTTAAACATCGATTAGGACCATTAAATATAAACTTATTACAAATTTAATTTTATTAGTGGTGATTTaatcacgagacaaatctattaagtctTCATAATTTAACCACTAGTTGCTACAGTATCATCTGTTAATCGTGCATCAATTacacttaatagattcgtctagaattctaattgcaacttatataattatttttatattaaattaacTTTCGAACATTCGAATCGACattcaaatattcgatgtgacatcAACTTTAAAAACAGTACAGAGCATGCAAAGAGCACAACGTGACTCCTGGTCTGGAGACTGGAGTAAGAGTAGGGCTAGTGCTTACGCCGACCGCTGGTTGGGAGAGGTGCCATGTCACGACACCGTGGTGACTGACCCCACGCAAGATTAAATGCTTTGGGTCCAGCAGCAACATGGTGACGAGGGAATGTTGGTGGTAGCCTCGAAAGATGGCTAACTGTGCAATCGCCTACTTTGCGCCGGCGTGTAGGGAATCATTTGCTTTCTTCTCTCTCGTACCTTTTCTTCGCCATGTCATATTTCACCCGCTAAATCAGCCCCATAATACTTGCTCCAATGGAGTTGCAAGCTTCCGGTCTGACTGCAAGATTTTCAGGCCCGCTCCTCCGCTACGGTCCTAGGCAATACAGTGGGGAATGCTAGTTGGCGCGCGTGCAtcgcctccttcctccttcctccttcgttcccgtcgcccccgccgccgaccacctcctccggctccggcggcctacgccgcctccgccgccgccacactaATCGATtgtcctcgcccccgccgccagcCACCGCCCACCGATTGTCCTGCCCCCGGCCGGCTGGCGGCGCTCCCGCACCGCCACACCCTCTGCTggccgaaccgccgccgccgcctagccgCCACCCGCCCCGACCTTCTCCTCTATGACCGTTGGCTATGGAGTCGGCTCCCACCCCCGCAACCCGAAATCtaaggccgccgcctcccgccaccaCTCCGGCCACCGACAATCTCATCGGCAGCCACTCCGCCCACCACCCACCCTCCCTGGCCGCCCCCTTCCCCAAAACCCAGACTATAACGTCCTGTCTTCCCGAGGCTGGGCCCGTTTAGACCAACAACGGTCTTTTCTgcgcactttgtcctcactcgtgcgcacccgggaagaacttaccggtcggtcacccatccctaaatttctccgggccaagcacgcttaacctcggagttctttggagatcggcttccggaaaagaaattgcaacttgttggtatgagtatcctattaatcatattaagccctgggccgggatgTCACAATGGGCCATGTGCGACGTCCGTGTGTctagtgccaacggtccctgtgcgacgtccgtgcgtccagtgccaacagcgcatcccagatgcctgCGCaatgacccgccacgcgcccatCCACATGCCGGTGGTAACTACGCGCCCGTCCACATGTTCGTGTACTTTACGGGTCTACGTGCATGTGAAACCGTGAGAGTTGTCTCTGTTACCATTCTGTAATGTCCCGTCTTCACGAGGCCATTCTGTAACGTTCCGCATTTCCGAAGCCGGGCTCCGTGCGTctagtgccaacggcgcatcccagatgcccgcgcactgacccgccacgcgcccatCCACATGTCGGTGGCAACTGCGCCCCACGCGCCGTACACTTACGGGTGTACGTGCCCGTCAAACCACGAGAGTTGgttctgataccattctgtaacgtcccgccttcCCGAGGCCGGACCCGCTTATATCTGGCAGGTTTATAGGAtatagactgccctcacagactAACACTAGTCTTTTCTGTGCACTTTGTGCTCACTCGTGCACACCTGGGAAGAACTTTCCGTTCGGTCACTCATTCCCAAATTTTTCCAGACCAAGcatgcttaacctcggagtttttTGGAGATCGGCTTCTGAAAATAAGTTATAATTTATTGATATGAGTATtttattaatcctattaagacCTAGCTTAGAATGTCATATACATCCCTGCCCGcactctccacggcggcggagaCGGCCGCCCGCGCACGCGCGGCTTATAAAAAATTCGCAATACAGCTGTCAATCGCAGGCTGGACGCATAGTGCACTGGTGCAAGGAAGCGAGTCGACCATCGATGAGTCTTTTTCTCAGATAAGTCAAGTCAAGGTGGAGCTTGGAAAAAAAGGAACCCAGCGACTACTGCCCGTCCCACGGTAAAATCTCGTGCAGATTTTACTCCGTACGATCAACAAACAATTAGGTAATTCTCCGCACGTTGCTGCGGAATTTTTTTAAGATGTCCTTTTATACATGCATGATGTAAATAAAAAGTAACATAGTATCATTATATAACATAGTGGTGTATATATAATATACAATCATTCAGAATGCACCATGTTTTAGGATGCAACAATAATGTATGGTGGGGACCAAACATCTTGAGATGATGACGAATGAGATTACAGAAACCTGCAAGTTGTGACAATAAATATGTTTAGTTCGTGATGTAGTTTTGACAATGGtgtcaaaataaataaatgttgCAATATCTGAATTGATAATCTGAAGACGACCGAAACAAAGAGGCCTTGGTTTTTGGGTTATAAAAAGAGAACATAGAAAGAAGAAAGAGTTAATCCTTTTGTTCTAAACTGAGGATGACAAAATCACATGATGCATACCTGGTGGCTACCGGCTGCCAAGCTGTCGTGGAATTCCTGGTTACAGACTTCTGTTATCTTCAAATGGCAGGTATACTAATGACACCTCACGAAATTATGGAGCAAAATAATCACCGGGAAATAATTGGTAGAATTTCACAAAAGGAGTCCACAGTAATCACCAAAAGCAAGTCAATGGCAAGTTTTGCCGCATCTACTAAAACTAACTTCTCCAGAGGCAGTAAAGCCGCGGCTCCAAGTAGTTATTGGAGCCCGAGCAAGTTGTCGTACTTGGGACGAAGGCCCCCGTCGAGCCCTGCACGGGGAGCGGCTTGATGTGGTGGCCCTGGGCTAGTGGGCTTGCGCTTCATGATGGTGAACATGATCGTGGTCGCCACCAGTGCTGCAATCAGCGCCACGATGCCAGTTCCTGCCGCAGCCTTGCGTGTAGTGGGACCCAATCTCCGCCGCCTCCTATCGCATTCGCCGGCGGAACGCAATGCTCCGTCTGCACGCCTCACTCCAGCGTTGTTGCCGCGTTGACAGCGGCCTTTTAGCTCCTCTGCTGGCGTCTTGAATGCGCAGCCACTGCAGCGACGGGTGGGCTGGTTGGGTTGGTGCGGGATTTGTATAGTTGGTCAGGTGTAGTTGGCCAGGTGAATGTGATCGGACTTATTGCTAAATAGTACTATTGTCCAATTAGCTTCTTGCAAATTGATGACGTGGTGGAGGCTGTTTCTAAAAGAGTTAATGTTAAGTGGTAGGGGCTAGTAAGTAGTAAATTATGTCTCTTCAACCTGAACGGTAGATATGATGCTAGTTGCTGAGATCCAACGGACAACATTAATTGAGATGATGTGGCTCAATATAGTTGTACAGAATTCAAAATTAATGAGCTTTAGTGGGGATGAACTATATAAGAGTTATAGATACGAAATCttatcaagaaaagaaaaacaaacaatACGAAAGGTTCCTTACCCCAGCACGAGAAACGTAGATGGGCCACGTTATCAGTGAGAGCGTCTAAAAGCAAGTCACGTACTAGCGATAATAGCGCGACGGCATATTATGCCATATCGTGCCACTACCAGCAGGGGCGCGTTTCCGTACTGCTAGTCGTGACGGAGACGGGAGATCACGGCCGTCCACGCAAAGCGAGATCTCCCCGCGCCGCTCCATCCAAACGAAAACCCCCACCCACGCGCCGCTGCGGCGGTTCGCCCTATATGTCTCCCGCATTGCCACGATCCAATCTGATCTCCCCAACAACGCCGCGGAGAGGGAGATCAATCGCCGGaacaggaggaggagatggctaCCTCGATGTGCTACACCAACGACGGCCACTACGTGGTGTCCTTCGACGAGGACGCCATCCGCACGACGCTCACGGCCAGCGGCGACACGATGGACTGGTGGCTGGACGAGATCTACCGCgtccaccggcgccgcctccaccgcctcgtCGTCGGCCTGGACGTCGAGTGGCGCCCGTCCTACTACACCGGCCGCTACGCGCCCCCCGTCGCGCTGCTGCAGCTCTGCgtcggccgccgctgcctcgtGTTCCAGATCCTCCACGCCGACTACATCCCGGGCTCGCTCTTCGACTTCCTCGCCGACGAGCGCTTCACCTTCGTCGGCGTAGGGATCGGCGACGACGCCGCCAATCTGCGCGCCGGTTACGGCCTCGAGGTGGGGTGCGCCGAGGACCtgcgcggcctcg
This genomic interval carries:
- the LOC120676977 gene encoding Werner Syndrome-like exonuclease; the encoded protein is MATSMCYTNDGHYVVSFDEDAIRTTLTASGDTMDWWLDEIYRVHRRRLHRLVVGLDVEWRPSYYTGRYAPPVALLQLCVGRRCLVFQILHADYIPGSLFDFLADERFTFVGVGIGDDAANLRAGYGLEVGCAEDLRGLAADTLGNPALRSAGLRALVWEVMGVGMQKPHHVRVSAWDAPVLPYSQLMYASVDAFASFEVGRRLYDGDY